The segment AGGCGGGGTGATCGGATGTGTTCAGCAGTGAAAAGTAACGCGTGGATGCTCTGTCCACAATGCGATTTAATGATTAAGCTGCCGGATATTCCCGTCGGCAGCCGAGCCTCATGCCCGCGCTGCCACACCACGCTGACGGCCAACTGGCACGAACCGCGTAAACGGCCAACGGGGTATGCGCTGGCAGCCCTCTTTATGCTGCTGCTGGCCAATCTGTTTCCTTTCGTCTCCATGAAAGTGGCCGGGCTGACCAGCCAGATTACGCTGGCTCAGATCCCGAAAGTGATGGTATCTGAGGATTACAGCAGCCTGGCGACGTTGTTCCTGCTGTTTGTACAGGCGGTCCCGGCCTTCTGCATGATCACCATTCTGCTGCTGGTCAATTCGATCCCTTTGCCTGTCTCACTCAGAGTCGGCCTGGCCCGCATTCTGTTCTGGCTCCGAAACTGGGGCATGGCAGAAATCTTTATGGCTGGCGTACTGGTCAGTTTCGTTAAGCTGATGGCCTATGGCGAGATCGGCCTTGAGACCAGTTTCTGGCCCTGGGTGTTGTTCTGTCTGCTACAGCTGCGCGCTTTCCAGTGCGTTGACCGCCGCGAATTGTGGGACAGGATTTTACCCCAGCCCGCTTTGCCCCATCTGCCTGAAGCGGGCATCAGCGGATTAGAGCAGGGGCTGCGATCCTGTCCCTGTTGTATGGCTATCCTGCCCGCAGCGGATCATACCTGCCCGCGCTGCGGTGTCACCGCCCAGGCGCGCCGGAAGCACAGCCTGCAGTGGACGCTGGCGCTGCTGATGACTTCAGTGCTGATCTACATTCCGGCCAACCTGATGCCGATCATGGTGACGGAAACACTCGGCACTGCCTATCCTTCCAATATCATGGCGGGCGTCATTCTGCTGTGGGGGGAGGGTTCCTATCCGGTGGCGCTGGTTATCTTTATCGCCAGCATTATGGTGCCTTCACTGAAAATGGTGGCGATTGGCTGGCTCTGCTGGGATGCCAGCGGACGCGGCCAGCGCGACAGCCACAGGATGCACAAAATCTATGAGGTGGTGGAGTTTGTTGGCCGCTGGTCAATGATCGACGTGTTTGTGATTGCTGTGCTCTCTGCGCTGGTGCGCATGGGGCAGTTAATGAATGTTTATCCCGCGTGGGGAGCGGTACTGTTTGCGATGGTGGTGATTATTACCATGATTGCGGCCATGACCTTTGACCCGCGATTAACCTGGGATCGTGTACGCGAAAATAACAGGAAGGAGTCGCGCCTTGACGGAAACTAATCACGGCCATGCAAAGGTGGAGCAGATCAAGCGCTGGTCGCCGGTCTGGATTGTCCCCATCGTTACCCTATTGATTGGCGGATGGATCCTCTTCTATCACTTCAGCCATCAGGGCCCGGAAGTCACCTTAATCACCGAAAACGCTGAGGGCATCGTGGCGGGTAAAACCACGATCAAAAGCCGTAGCGTCGATGTCGGTGTGGTGGAGAGCGCGGTGTTAAGCGACGATCTTCACCATGTGGAAATTAAAGCGCGCCTGAATGCGGGCATGGAAAAGCTGCTGCACAGCGACAGTGTTTTCTGGGTGGTCAAACCGCAGGTCGGGCGTGAAGGCATCAGTGGTCTTGGCACCCTGTTGTCAGGTGCCTATATCGAATTACAGCCGGGCACCAAAGATCAGGCTCCGGAGCAGTTCAAGCTGCTGGATGCGCCGCCGTTAGCGCCACCGGATGCCAAAGGGATCCGTATCGTGCTGGACAGTAAGAAAGCTGGTCAGCTTAATCCGGGCGATCCGGTGCTGTTCCGCGGCTATCGCGTCGGCACGGTCGAAACCAGCGTTTTCGACACTGAGAAACGCATGATGACCTATCAGCTGTTTGTGGCAGCGCCTTACGATCGTCTGATCACCACCAACGTGCGCTTCTGGAAGGACAGCGGCATTGCCGTAGATATGTCCGCTTCGGGCATGCGGGTGGAAATGGGGTCGCTGACCACGCTGTTCAGTGGTGGTGTCAGTTTTGATGTGCCAGACGGCTGGGAGCTGGGTGAGCCGGCGAAGAATAAGTCGGACTACCATCTGTTTGACGATCAGCGCAGCATCCAGGATTCGCTCTATACCAACCATGTCGACTACGTGATGTTCTTCTCTGACTCCATCCGTGGCCTGCAGGCGGGCGCGCCGGTTGAGTTCCGTGGCATTCGTCTGGGGACGGTCGCAGAGGCGCCGCTGAGAAAAGCGGGGCTGGATCAGGCGCTCAACAACGACTATCGCGTGCCGGTGCTGATCCGTATCGAGCCGGATCGTTTTATCAACCGACTGGGTGAGAATTTCGATCTGGAACAGCATCTGCAGGATGGTAAGAAACGCGGCCTGCGTGCCACGCTGAAAACCGGCAACCTGCTCTCGGGCGCGCTCTATGTTGACCTCGACTTCTATGACAATGCGCCAGCCTACAAAGGACCGCAGAAAGTCTCGGGCTATGAGGTGATCCCAACGGTCAGCGGTGGCCTGAGCCAGATTCAGCAGAAACTGATGGCGGCGCTGGATAAGATCAACAGCCTGCCGCTGAACGGCATGGTCAATGAAGCCACGGGCACGCTGAAAGAGAGCCAGAAGACGATGCGTGATCTGCAGCGCACCATCGACAACATCAATAAAGTGACCGGCAGTCCGGCGATGAAAACGCTGCCTGAGGATCTGCAGCAGACGCTGCGTGAACTGAATCGCAGTATGAAAGGTCTGCAACCCGGTTCACCGGCTTACACTAAGCTGGTCGGCGATATGCAGCGACTGGATCAGGTACTGCGTGAGCTGCAGCCGGTGTTGAGAACGCTTAACACCAAGAGCAACGCGCTGGTATTCGAGGCGAAACCGGGACAGGATCCCCAGCCGAAGAGGGCGAAACAGTGAAGAAAGGATTGATACTTTCTGCCGCGCTGGTGTTGAGCGCGTGCAGCAGCAGCGTTAAAGACACCTGGTATCAGCTGCCCTCCGGGGCAGCCTCCATGCAGGTCAGCAGCAGTCAGCTGACCGAAGCACAGCCGATGCTGTGGGTGCAGCAGGTGACGGTGCCGGACTATCTGGCGGGCAACGGTCTGGTTTATCAGACCAGCGATGTCAAATATGTCATCGCCGCCAACAATCTCTGGGCCAGCCCGCTCGACCAGCAGCTGCAGCAGACGCTGATCACCAACCTCAGTAAGGCGCTGCCGGGTCGGCTGGTGGCCGGGTCACCGTTAGGCGCGCAGCACGACACGCTGAACGTGACCGTGACCGGTTTCCAGGGTCGCTACGATGGCAAAGCGATCGTCAGCGGCGAATGGACGCTGGAACATCAGGGCAAACTGACCAAACAGGCCTTTAACGTGGTACTGCCGCAGACCGAAGATGGCTATGACGCGATGGTCAGAACGCTGTCCGTCGGCTGGCAGCAGACGGCACAGAAAATCGCCAACAGTGTGGTTGCGTTAAATTAAGATTAATGTGAATAAATAAGCTAAGCCCCTGAGCAAAGGTCGCGATTTACCGACCAGGCCCAGGGGCTTTTTTATTAGCTGAATCAGAAGGATAGTGTTGTATTACGCATCACAATTCGGCATTAATTTTACCGATTAAGGTCACATTTATGACATGTGTATGAAGATTGGGCATTGATCTTTGCGGGCGCAGGGGGTAGAACATTAAAGGTGGTTGAACATTAATTCACCACTTTTCTTTCCACCAGATTCCACAGACCTTACATGAGGGACACGGAGTATGAAGAGACAGAAACGAGACCGCCTCGAACGCGCCCATTCACGTGGTTATCAGGCAGGCATTACTGGACGCTCAAAAGAGATGTGTCCGTATCAGTTGATTGACGCTAAGTCTCACTGGTTGGGAGGTTGGCGACAGGCCATGGAGGACAGGTCGGTCGCTGCATAACCGGCTGTCACTGAAAAGGGAAATAACCTCCGCCATGCGCGGAGGTTTTTGTTTCCGGGGAAACGTTTAG is part of the Pantoea sp. Ep11b genome and harbors:
- the pqiC gene encoding membrane integrity-associated transporter subunit PqiC, whose product is MKKGLILSAALVLSACSSSVKDTWYQLPSGAASMQVSSSQLTEAQPMLWVQQVTVPDYLAGNGLVYQTSDVKYVIAANNLWASPLDQQLQQTLITNLSKALPGRLVAGSPLGAQHDTLNVTVTGFQGRYDGKAIVSGEWTLEHQGKLTKQAFNVVLPQTEDGYDAMVRTLSVGWQQTAQKIANSVVALN
- the rmf gene encoding ribosome modulation factor, producing the protein MKRQKRDRLERAHSRGYQAGITGRSKEMCPYQLIDAKSHWLGGWRQAMEDRSVAA
- the pqiA gene encoding membrane integrity-associated transporter subunit PqiA — translated: MCSAVKSNAWMLCPQCDLMIKLPDIPVGSRASCPRCHTTLTANWHEPRKRPTGYALAALFMLLLANLFPFVSMKVAGLTSQITLAQIPKVMVSEDYSSLATLFLLFVQAVPAFCMITILLLVNSIPLPVSLRVGLARILFWLRNWGMAEIFMAGVLVSFVKLMAYGEIGLETSFWPWVLFCLLQLRAFQCVDRRELWDRILPQPALPHLPEAGISGLEQGLRSCPCCMAILPAADHTCPRCGVTAQARRKHSLQWTLALLMTSVLIYIPANLMPIMVTETLGTAYPSNIMAGVILLWGEGSYPVALVIFIASIMVPSLKMVAIGWLCWDASGRGQRDSHRMHKIYEVVEFVGRWSMIDVFVIAVLSALVRMGQLMNVYPAWGAVLFAMVVIITMIAAMTFDPRLTWDRVRENNRKESRLDGN
- the pqiB gene encoding intermembrane transport protein PqiB; protein product: MTETNHGHAKVEQIKRWSPVWIVPIVTLLIGGWILFYHFSHQGPEVTLITENAEGIVAGKTTIKSRSVDVGVVESAVLSDDLHHVEIKARLNAGMEKLLHSDSVFWVVKPQVGREGISGLGTLLSGAYIELQPGTKDQAPEQFKLLDAPPLAPPDAKGIRIVLDSKKAGQLNPGDPVLFRGYRVGTVETSVFDTEKRMMTYQLFVAAPYDRLITTNVRFWKDSGIAVDMSASGMRVEMGSLTTLFSGGVSFDVPDGWELGEPAKNKSDYHLFDDQRSIQDSLYTNHVDYVMFFSDSIRGLQAGAPVEFRGIRLGTVAEAPLRKAGLDQALNNDYRVPVLIRIEPDRFINRLGENFDLEQHLQDGKKRGLRATLKTGNLLSGALYVDLDFYDNAPAYKGPQKVSGYEVIPTVSGGLSQIQQKLMAALDKINSLPLNGMVNEATGTLKESQKTMRDLQRTIDNINKVTGSPAMKTLPEDLQQTLRELNRSMKGLQPGSPAYTKLVGDMQRLDQVLRELQPVLRTLNTKSNALVFEAKPGQDPQPKRAKQ